In the Deltaproteobacteria bacterium genome, one interval contains:
- the fabD gene encoding ACP S-malonyltransferase, protein MSKTAFIFPGQGSQYIGMGKDLCQNFAAAREVFEEGSDTIGLDLKKISFEGPQDLLNLTANTQPAILTASIAVLKVLKAETGFEAVCLAGHSLGEYTALFHSGVFTFSDAVKIVRKRGELMQEAVPAGTGAMAAILGMEKDDVEQICNEASALDMVSPANFNSPGQIVVAGSKKGVEAAVELAKEKGAKRAIQLPVSVPSHCSLMEGAGEELRQYLEGFSLGDLDIPVVSNVEAEPYPGKQEIVNILVKQLSSPVRWDDSVRYLKAMAVESVVEVGPGKVLSGLVKRIDRTIGIVNVEDSVSLKKMQ, encoded by the coding sequence ATGTCTAAAACTGCATTTATATTTCCCGGCCAGGGATCTCAATACATTGGAATGGGAAAGGACCTTTGCCAAAACTTTGCCGCAGCACGTGAAGTCTTTGAAGAAGGCTCCGATACTATCGGACTGGACCTTAAAAAGATTTCTTTTGAAGGTCCCCAGGATCTGCTTAATCTGACGGCCAATACCCAGCCGGCTATTTTGACAGCCAGTATTGCTGTGCTTAAGGTTTTAAAAGCTGAAACAGGGTTTGAGGCTGTCTGTCTTGCCGGGCATAGCCTGGGAGAGTATACGGCCCTCTTTCATAGTGGTGTTTTTACTTTTTCCGATGCGGTAAAGATTGTCAGGAAACGTGGTGAGTTGATGCAGGAAGCGGTTCCCGCAGGAACAGGCGCCATGGCGGCAATCCTTGGCATGGAGAAAGATGATGTTGAGCAGATCTGCAATGAAGCGTCTGCCCTTGATATGGTCTCACCGGCCAATTTTAATTCTCCGGGACAGATTGTTGTTGCCGGCAGCAAGAAGGGTGTTGAAGCGGCAGTTGAACTGGCAAAGGAAAAAGGTGCTAAAAGAGCTATTCAACTCCCTGTCAGTGTTCCTTCGCATTGCAGTCTCATGGAGGGTGCCGGTGAGGAGTTAAGGCAGTATCTGGAAGGGTTTTCTTTAGGTGACCTTGACATTCCTGTTGTTTCCAATGTTGAAGCTGAACCTTATCCCGGCAAGCAGGAAATCGTAAATATACTGGTAAAGCAGCTCAGTTCTCCCGTCAGGTGGGATGATTCCGTACGTTATCTAAAAGCGATGGCTGTTGAGTCGGTTGTCGAGGTTGGGCCCGGCAAAGTACTGTCCGGCTTAGTTAAAAGAATTGACAGAACCATTGGGATTGTCAACGTTGAAGATAGTGTTTCACTGAAAAAAATGCAGTAA
- a CDS encoding enoyl-ACP reductase → MGLMKGKRGLIVGVANEKSIAWAIAQALHREGAELAFTYLNGSLEKRVRPLAESIGSSVILPCDVGRDEDIDALFDSLKKEWGSLDFLVHSVAFANKDELRGAFYDTSREGFSLAVDISAYSLVALTRGALPLMEGRNGSVLTLTYYGSEKVMPNYNVMGVAKSALETSVRYLAADLGPLGHRVNAISAGPVRTLAAAGIGDFRKIQLVNELRSPFGRLVTLEEIGNTALYLASDASTGMTGEILHLDCGFHAMSLSIKEATHMASRE, encoded by the coding sequence ATGGGGCTCATGAAAGGGAAGCGTGGCCTTATTGTTGGTGTTGCAAATGAAAAAAGTATTGCCTGGGCAATAGCTCAGGCGCTTCACAGGGAAGGGGCGGAGCTTGCCTTTACCTACCTCAATGGATCGCTGGAGAAGAGAGTGCGTCCCTTGGCTGAAAGTATCGGGTCAAGTGTTATTTTGCCTTGCGATGTGGGGCGGGATGAAGATATTGATGCTCTATTTGATTCCCTCAAAAAGGAGTGGGGCTCACTCGATTTTCTTGTTCACTCAGTTGCCTTTGCCAATAAGGATGAGTTGAGGGGCGCTTTTTATGATACATCAAGAGAAGGTTTTTCCCTTGCCGTCGATATTAGCGCCTATTCGCTGGTTGCTCTTACGAGAGGGGCCTTGCCGCTCATGGAAGGGAGAAATGGAAGCGTACTTACTTTGACCTATTACGGTTCCGAGAAAGTTATGCCTAACTACAATGTAATGGGGGTTGCAAAATCAGCGCTTGAAACTTCTGTCCGGTACCTGGCTGCAGACCTTGGTCCCCTCGGGCACAGGGTTAATGCCATTTCAGCAGGGCCGGTGAGGACGCTGGCTGCAGCGGGCATAGGTGACTTCAGGAAAATCCAGCTTGTTAATGAGTTAAGATCGCCTTTCGGAAGGCTTGTTACCCTGGAAGAGATAGGCAACACAGCGCTCTATCTTGCCTCTGATGCCTCGACAGGCATGACAGGTGAAATACTGCATCTTGATTGCGGATTCCATGCAATGTCGCTCTCTATTAAAGAAGCAACGCATATGGCTTCCCGTGAATAA
- the fabG gene encoding 3-oxoacyl-[acyl-carrier-protein] reductase translates to MKLEGKSALVTGGAQGIGKTVALLLAREGANVAVSDINADLAAATCGEIEALGRKSVAIEGNVADFKSTEEMMASVVDKMGSLDILVNNAGITRDTLLLRMKEEDWDAVISVNLKGTFNCSRAAVKYMSKQRSGKIVNIASIVGLMGNVGQANYAASKAGVIGLTKTTAREFAARGINVNAVAPGFIATAMTDAIPEKAKNELNAQIPMGRLGTPDDVAEAVLFLSGAASDYITGQVISVNGGMYM, encoded by the coding sequence ATGAAATTAGAAGGAAAAAGTGCCCTTGTTACAGGGGGAGCACAGGGTATAGGTAAGACGGTTGCTCTTTTGCTTGCACGTGAGGGGGCAAATGTTGCCGTTTCTGATATCAATGCCGATCTTGCTGCTGCAACCTGCGGTGAAATTGAAGCATTGGGTAGAAAATCTGTGGCAATTGAGGGAAACGTTGCCGATTTTAAAAGTACTGAGGAGATGATGGCCTCAGTTGTTGACAAGATGGGAAGCCTTGATATCCTTGTTAATAATGCCGGCATTACCCGTGATACGCTTCTCCTGAGAATGAAGGAGGAAGATTGGGATGCCGTTATCAGCGTAAATCTCAAGGGTACCTTTAACTGTAGCAGGGCTGCTGTTAAATATATGTCCAAACAGAGGTCGGGAAAGATTGTGAACATTGCTTCCATCGTCGGTCTTATGGGGAATGTGGGGCAGGCTAATTATGCCGCTTCCAAGGCCGGTGTTATTGGTCTTACAAAAACGACTGCACGGGAATTTGCCGCACGTGGAATCAATGTTAATGCCGTTGCTCCCGGTTTTATTGCAACGGCAATGACTGATGCCATTCCTGAAAAGGCAAAAAATGAGCTTAATGCCCAGATCCCTATGGGAAGACTTGGAACACCCGATGATGTTGCCGAGGCGGTTCTTTTTCTTTCAGGCGCTGCATCAGACTATATTACGGGGCAGGTAATCAGTGTAAACGGCGGAATGTATATGTAA
- the acpP gene encoding acyl carrier protein gives MSMENKVKDIIVEQLGVNADEVVPGASFIDDLGADSLDTVELVMALEEEFGVEIPDEDAENIKTVQDAIDYINKNQD, from the coding sequence ATGTCAATGGAGAATAAGGTTAAAGATATTATTGTAGAACAGCTTGGTGTAAATGCCGATGAAGTTGTCCCCGGTGCATCATTTATTGATGATCTCGGTGCCGATTCTCTGGATACTGTTGAGCTTGTAATGGCTCTTGAAGAGGAGTTCGGTGTCGAGATTCCTGATGAGGATGCAGAGAACATCAAAACTGTTCAGGATGCCATCGATTATATCAATAAGAACCAGGACTAA